A section of the Methanosarcina mazei S-6 genome encodes:
- a CDS encoding carbonic anhydrase, producing MKFNRVFMALLLSLAITLAGSGCVSQGEGAEEGENIEAEEVEANVEESNIRANPVTPWNPEPTEPVIDPTAYIHPQASVIGDVTIGASVMVSPMASVRSDEGMPIFVGDECNIQDGVILHALETVNEEGEPVEENQVEVDGKKYAVYIGERVSLAHQAQVHGPSLVGNDTFIGMQTFVFKAKIGNNCVLEPTSAAIGVTVPDGRYIPAGTVVTSQDEADKLPEVTDDYAYKHTNEAVVYVNTNLAEGYNA from the coding sequence ATGAAATTTAACAGGGTTTTTATGGCCCTTCTTCTGTCCCTGGCAATTACCCTTGCAGGAAGCGGGTGTGTTTCCCAGGGTGAAGGAGCAGAAGAAGGAGAAAATATTGAAGCAGAGGAAGTCGAGGCTAATGTTGAGGAATCTAACATCCGGGCGAATCCTGTGACCCCCTGGAATCCGGAACCTACCGAACCGGTTATTGATCCAACCGCTTACATACATCCCCAGGCGTCAGTTATAGGGGATGTGACGATAGGCGCCAGTGTAATGGTGTCTCCAATGGCTTCTGTCCGGAGCGATGAAGGCATGCCGATATTTGTAGGAGATGAATGCAATATCCAGGACGGTGTTATACTCCATGCACTTGAGACCGTTAATGAGGAAGGCGAACCCGTAGAGGAAAACCAGGTTGAAGTAGACGGCAAAAAGTATGCTGTTTATATAGGAGAAAGAGTTTCCCTTGCCCACCAGGCTCAGGTTCACGGCCCTTCCCTTGTCGGAAATGACACATTCATTGGAATGCAGACTTTCGTTTTCAAAGCTAAAATAGGAAATAACTGTGTGCTTGAACCGACATCTGCAGCGATCGGTGTAACTGTCCCTGATGGAAGGTACATCCCGGCAGGCACTGTAGTAACCTCTCAGGATGAAGCCGATAAACTGCCCGAAGTTACGGATGATTATGCATACAAGCACACAAATGAAGCTGTGGTGTATGTAAATACCAACCTTGCTGAAGGGTACAACGCATAA
- a CDS encoding TolB family protein, whose product MRKMLKDLFLLISVLIIILPVGAVPDELSGFGNLTEGPGLNRIENASRNYFDSDSGLICIAAGKISNNEEVVSADDFVEDVTFLTDSPEKELSPVWSADGEYIFYTVEGNGSNDFKSYRMKANGSEIKRTGIGEGNLTGFSDLSLDGRDLVIIKSMGSQLDLYLANLENGTVTPVASDSQISEGWGSWCRFGKKITYTQESAGMPPQLWIIDRDGNNRARLGTSENVGTGKDWCPLGLRVIYSSKDSQGKYDLWVIDYHGTNQTQLTNTSYNEWNPSFSPNGKWIAYVSDEGGSPDIWLRDIEGNYRSRLTNNTGRYDSIPRWSPEGSKIMFEGYNPGNNSISDIITAETINYPDSSVSNITGSNLDGSVTDGKNSSEIALMNGSDAALTNGLDVSLINESGTGSVASSDIDPLDISENSPGATPDRVSINDSDAASTDNSEIIIIKLFSAS is encoded by the coding sequence ATGAGAAAAATGCTCAAAGATTTATTTTTGTTGATATCCGTTTTAATTATTATCCTGCCCGTAGGAGCAGTTCCTGATGAACTGTCCGGGTTCGGCAATCTTACAGAAGGACCCGGATTGAACAGGATAGAAAATGCTTCAAGAAACTACTTTGATTCCGATTCCGGTCTTATATGCATTGCTGCAGGAAAGATCTCGAATAATGAAGAGGTTGTTTCTGCAGATGATTTTGTAGAAGATGTTACTTTTCTAACTGATAGTCCCGAAAAGGAGCTGTCTCCTGTATGGTCAGCAGACGGTGAATATATCTTTTATACTGTTGAAGGAAACGGATCAAATGATTTTAAATCATACAGGATGAAAGCAAACGGTAGTGAAATAAAGCGGACAGGCATCGGTGAAGGTAACCTTACCGGTTTCAGTGATTTGAGCCTTGATGGAAGAGACCTAGTTATCATAAAATCAATGGGTTCTCAACTTGATCTTTATCTGGCAAATCTGGAAAACGGAACTGTAACTCCTGTTGCCAGCGACTCTCAGATCTCCGAAGGCTGGGGCTCATGGTGCCGCTTTGGAAAAAAGATTACATATACTCAGGAATCTGCAGGTATGCCGCCCCAGTTATGGATAATCGATAGGGACGGAAACAACAGAGCCAGACTTGGAACATCGGAAAACGTGGGGACTGGAAAGGACTGGTGCCCTCTTGGACTGAGAGTTATATACAGCTCAAAGGATTCGCAGGGCAAATATGACCTGTGGGTAATAGATTACCACGGCACAAACCAGACTCAGTTAACAAATACATCATACAACGAATGGAACCCGTCTTTCAGTCCTAATGGAAAATGGATAGCATATGTTTCAGATGAAGGAGGAAGCCCTGATATATGGCTCAGGGACATAGAAGGAAACTACAGGTCCAGGCTTACAAACAATACTGGAAGATATGATTCCATCCCAAGATGGAGTCCTGAAGGGTCAAAAATTATGTTTGAAGGGTATAATCCCGGGAACAATTCTATATCTGATATTATCACAGCTGAAACTATAAACTATCCTGACAGCAGTGTTTCAAACATTACCGGTTCAAATCTTGATGGTTCTGTTACTGACGGGAAAAATAGCTCAGAAATTGCTTTAATGAATGGCTCGGATGCTGCTTTAACAAACGGTCTGGACGTTAGTTTAATTAATGAATCTGGCACAGGTTCGGTAGCTAGTTCAGACATCGACCCTCTTGATATTTCCGAAAATAGTCCGGGAGCTACCCCGGATAGGGTTTCGATAAATGATTCGGATGCAGCCAGTACCGATAATTCGGAAATTATCATAATAAAACTCTTTTCTGCATCTTAA
- the pncB gene encoding nicotinate phosphoribosyltransferase: protein MIKSILDNDLYKFTMQMAVLELFPKAEAEYRFTNRGLQRFSREFVEELRRVIDEEISGLRLTEEEYRWLGEKCPFLKPMYLEYLKNFRFKPEEVEICLTRENDLDMRIKGPWHSTILWEIVLMAAVSELYFTTIEKEWNGSTKNPGTPESATLESVLEAYGEKILEIGKVLEENGCLFSEFGTRRRRSFELHDQVMRSLVRIKTLTGTSNVYFAKKYGVKPIGTVGHEWIMGTSALVGLRYANRFAFENWVDVYNGDLGIALTDTFGSEAFFKDMDLKLSKIYDGFRHDSGDPYTFVDRVIEHYGKMGIDPMKKVIVFSDALNAEAAVKLKKYCEGKINCSFGIGTSLTNNSEFFRESPPLNMVIKLHSINGIPVVKLSDSPEKETGERDALRVANYIVGRKGLDE, encoded by the coding sequence GTGATAAAATCCATACTTGATAACGATCTTTATAAGTTCACCATGCAGATGGCTGTTCTGGAGTTATTTCCAAAAGCAGAAGCCGAATACCGTTTTACTAACCGGGGATTACAGCGCTTTTCCAGAGAGTTTGTGGAAGAACTCAGAAGGGTCATAGATGAAGAGATCTCAGGATTAAGACTGACAGAAGAAGAATACCGCTGGCTTGGCGAAAAATGTCCTTTTCTGAAGCCGATGTACCTTGAATACCTCAAAAATTTCCGGTTCAAGCCAGAAGAGGTAGAAATCTGCCTTACCAGGGAAAACGATCTGGACATGCGCATAAAAGGCCCCTGGCACAGCACGATCCTGTGGGAAATTGTCCTTATGGCTGCGGTTTCCGAACTCTATTTCACAACTATAGAGAAAGAATGGAACGGCAGCACGAAAAATCCGGGAACACCAGAATCCGCAACACTGGAATCCGTACTTGAAGCCTATGGAGAAAAAATCCTGGAAATAGGAAAGGTTCTTGAGGAAAATGGCTGCCTGTTTTCTGAATTTGGGACCCGCAGGCGGAGAAGTTTTGAACTCCATGATCAGGTAATGAGAAGTCTTGTGCGGATAAAAACACTTACAGGTACAAGCAATGTTTATTTTGCAAAAAAATATGGTGTAAAGCCCATAGGTACGGTAGGGCACGAATGGATTATGGGCACTTCCGCCCTGGTAGGGCTCAGGTACGCTAACCGCTTCGCTTTTGAAAACTGGGTTGATGTTTACAACGGAGATCTTGGAATTGCCCTGACGGATACTTTCGGTTCTGAAGCTTTCTTCAAGGATATGGACCTCAAGTTGTCTAAAATCTATGACGGCTTCAGGCACGACAGTGGAGACCCTTATACCTTTGTTGACAGGGTGATAGAGCATTACGGGAAAATGGGCATAGACCCGATGAAAAAAGTAATCGTTTTCAGCGATGCCCTCAATGCCGAAGCAGCAGTTAAACTCAAGAAATACTGTGAAGGTAAAATCAACTGCAGTTTCGGTATAGGGACAAGCCTTACCAATAATTCCGAATTCTTCCGGGAAAGCCCCCCCCTGAACATGGTGATAAAACTGCACAGCATTAACGGGATTCCTGTTGTGAAACTGAGCGACTCTCCAGAAAAAGAAACCGGAGAAAGAGATGCTCTGAGGGTTGCAAATTACATTGTGGGAAGGAAAGGGCTGGATGAATGA
- a CDS encoding trans-sulfuration enzyme family protein, with amino-acid sequence MERKFKFATQCVHAGEKPDPVFGAHTTPIFQTSTFIFDSVEQGASRFAEEEDGYVYTRIPPNTPTHAVLSEKFAALEGGEAGQTFASGMAAITAVALTALKKGDHLVSTDVVYGCTYSLFSEILPGLGIDVTFVDTTDAENVRKVLRPETKMVFLETPANPTLNVCDIRMISGLAKAQGAICVVDNTFSTPYFQKPLLLGADISLSSCTKYIGGHADLLGGIIVCDKAFLKNLAKVAGYTGGTMGLHEAWLCIRGLKTLHIRMERHAENALKVANFLESHPAVEWVRYPGLSSHPQHEIAKKQMSGYGGMLSFGVKDGIDAGSKLMNSVRLCSLAVSLGATDTLIQHPASMTHACVPKEVRGKVGITDGLVRLSIGIEDPEDIIADLKQALEKI; translated from the coding sequence ATGGAAAGGAAATTTAAGTTCGCAACCCAATGCGTTCATGCGGGAGAAAAACCGGATCCGGTATTCGGAGCTCATACAACTCCAATATTTCAAACTTCAACTTTCATTTTTGATAGTGTTGAACAGGGAGCTTCAAGATTTGCAGAAGAGGAAGACGGGTATGTCTATACGCGCATTCCCCCGAACACGCCCACACACGCCGTCCTGTCAGAAAAGTTCGCTGCACTCGAAGGAGGGGAAGCAGGGCAGACCTTTGCTTCAGGAATGGCAGCAATCACTGCAGTTGCTCTGACAGCCCTCAAAAAGGGAGACCACCTGGTCTCAACTGATGTGGTCTACGGATGCACCTACAGCCTTTTTTCAGAAATTCTTCCCGGGCTCGGGATAGATGTTACTTTCGTAGACACAACAGATGCGGAAAACGTGAGAAAAGTTCTCAGGCCGGAGACTAAAATGGTTTTTCTGGAAACTCCTGCCAACCCTACCCTGAATGTATGTGATATCAGAATGATTTCCGGGCTTGCAAAAGCACAGGGAGCCATCTGTGTTGTGGATAACACATTTTCCACGCCTTATTTCCAGAAACCTCTTCTTCTTGGGGCAGATATTTCCCTTAGCAGCTGTACAAAATATATAGGCGGGCATGCAGATCTGCTTGGCGGAATCATTGTATGCGACAAAGCTTTTCTAAAAAATCTGGCAAAGGTTGCCGGATATACGGGCGGAACAATGGGCTTGCACGAAGCCTGGCTCTGCATAAGAGGGCTGAAAACCCTCCATATCAGGATGGAAAGACACGCCGAGAACGCGCTGAAGGTTGCTAACTTCCTTGAGTCTCATCCCGCAGTTGAATGGGTAAGATATCCCGGGCTTTCATCCCACCCGCAGCACGAAATCGCAAAAAAACAGATGAGCGGGTACGGAGGGATGCTTTCTTTCGGAGTAAAGGACGGGATTGATGCCGGAAGCAAGCTCATGAACAGCGTCAGGCTCTGTTCTCTCGCAGTAAGCCTCGGGGCAACTGATACCCTGATTCAGCATCCTGCTTCCATGACGCATGCCTGCGTCCCGAAAGAAGTAAGAGGAAAAGTGGGCATTACTGACGGGCTTGTCAGGCTTTCCATAGGAATCGAAGACCCTGAGGACATAATTGCAGACCTCAAACAGGCGCTTGAGAAAATTTGA
- a CDS encoding type 1 glutamine amidotransferase domain-containing protein, translating to MKALVFGADGFEDVELIYPYHRLKEEGITTHVASMKKGKIKGKYGYDVEVDIAFKDVNPEDYDILVISGGKGPEKMRLDKDALEITKHFFEKNKPVAAICHGPQVLVSAGVIKGRKATCWIGIRDDIIAAGALYEDSEVVIDGNFVSSRSPDDLYAFGREMIAICNHLSQK from the coding sequence CTGAAAGCGCTCGTATTCGGAGCTGATGGTTTCGAGGATGTTGAACTTATTTATCCTTACCACCGTTTGAAGGAAGAGGGCATAACCACACACGTGGCTTCAATGAAGAAAGGAAAGATAAAAGGAAAGTACGGGTATGATGTAGAGGTTGATATCGCATTTAAGGATGTGAACCCTGAAGATTACGATATCCTTGTAATATCCGGAGGGAAAGGGCCCGAAAAAATGAGGCTGGATAAAGATGCACTTGAGATCACAAAACACTTCTTTGAAAAGAACAAGCCGGTCGCTGCAATCTGCCACGGCCCGCAGGTCCTGGTCTCGGCAGGCGTAATAAAAGGAAGAAAAGCTACCTGCTGGATAGGGATAAGAGATGATATCATAGCTGCAGGGGCGCTTTATGAAGACAGTGAAGTCGTTATTGATGGGAACTTCGTTTCTTCAAGAAGTCCTGATGACCTTTACGCCTTCGGAAGAGAAATGATAGCTATTTGTAATCATTTGTCTCAAAAATAG
- a CDS encoding IS1634-like element ISMma20 family transposase, producing MNITKHRAFPTIPNKNICVPIGPILAVQLFYEKLNFCDIFSKHKSKGLDLNSLIIGLLSYKLTENFSIKEAGKWLNQKEILDILNLEQFHERVLYRTLELLGRNREEILSDILDSLFSVYDFEETDINLDWTSIVLFGTKSKLGKYGYSRDYRPDKLQITVGISELANPINIPIGVTVNRGNVLDLEHFSDTYNQVKSKLKKGSLIIFDKGANTTDNLKSIQDAEMEYLTAMKLNTSDDKIIENFYLEKAELIDSEKGIYGIKIVKPSSIKYLYFSESLQKRQLEAKARAVMRKLKEAKEIQKAVVNKKKLPKKFRINNELIEIDYSFKTKLEELSDDEAIELLKASLINGREGFFCLKSNRNLTLQDALVTYRKKDSIEKIFHSLKNEIQIKPLRVWSEDSIYGAIILGFIAQLFISLMRYEFEELKHTSTKFIKKSLKNLTLTIKFRINGVKNYIFANFDRINSLIVAKRNGIT from the coding sequence ATGAACATCACAAAACATAGAGCCTTCCCTACAATTCCTAACAAGAATATATGTGTTCCTATCGGACCGATTCTTGCCGTCCAACTCTTTTATGAAAAGCTTAATTTCTGTGACATTTTTAGCAAGCATAAAAGCAAAGGTCTTGACCTCAATAGTTTAATAATCGGTTTGTTAAGCTATAAATTAACTGAGAATTTCAGTATCAAAGAAGCTGGCAAATGGTTAAATCAGAAAGAGATTCTCGATATCTTAAATCTTGAACAGTTTCATGAAAGAGTTCTTTACAGAACTCTTGAACTTTTAGGACGTAACAGAGAGGAAATTCTCTCTGATATTCTGGATTCTCTGTTTTCTGTATACGATTTTGAAGAGACAGATATAAACCTGGATTGGACGAGTATAGTTCTTTTCGGAACTAAATCCAAACTTGGTAAATACGGGTATAGCAGAGATTACAGACCTGATAAGCTACAGATAACCGTTGGAATTAGTGAATTAGCTAATCCCATTAACATTCCTATTGGAGTTACAGTGAATAGAGGAAACGTTCTTGATCTGGAGCATTTCTCTGACACATATAACCAGGTAAAAAGTAAACTTAAAAAAGGTTCTCTTATTATTTTTGATAAAGGAGCTAATACCACTGATAATCTCAAGAGTATACAGGATGCTGAGATGGAATATCTCACTGCCATGAAACTGAATACAAGTGACGATAAAATAATAGAGAACTTTTATCTGGAAAAAGCAGAACTAATAGATTCCGAAAAAGGTATATATGGGATAAAAATCGTCAAGCCTAGCAGCATCAAATACTTATATTTCTCTGAATCTTTACAGAAAAGACAGTTAGAGGCAAAAGCAAGAGCTGTTATGAGGAAGTTAAAGGAAGCAAAAGAGATTCAGAAAGCTGTAGTAAACAAGAAAAAGCTTCCTAAGAAATTCAGAATAAATAATGAATTGATTGAGATTGATTACTCTTTTAAAACTAAGCTCGAAGAGCTTAGTGACGACGAAGCTATTGAACTCCTTAAAGCTTCACTGATTAACGGAAGAGAAGGATTTTTTTGTCTGAAATCAAACAGGAATTTGACACTTCAAGATGCGTTAGTAACATACAGAAAAAAGGATTCTATTGAGAAAATATTCCATTCATTGAAAAACGAAATTCAGATTAAGCCGTTAAGAGTGTGGTCGGAGGATAGCATTTATGGAGCTATTATCCTTGGATTTATCGCTCAATTATTCATATCGCTGATGCGATATGAATTTGAAGAGCTAAAACACACCTCTACAAAATTCATTAAAAAAAGCTTGAAGAATTTGACACTTACAATCAAGTTCAGGATAAATGGCGTCAAAAACTATATTTTTGCGAATTTTGACAGGATCAATAGCTTAATAGTAGCAAAAAGGAATGGAATTACATAG
- a CDS encoding serine/threonine-protein kinase RIO2, with translation MIDEVLKVFGKLDAKDFRILTGIEIGMKHFEWVPIEELNKYTKLPFDKLEYRLKKLVREKLVVRTTQPYEGFQIYFEGYDALALNAFVKRKSISAIGNEIGVGKESVIYEAIRQPELAIGGPLPVIIKFHREGRTSFKQIKRVREHLGEREHFSWIYAARLAAQREYEIMSKLYPQVSVPKPLDQNRHAIVMELAKGSLLSKTKLVDPEWYLDEILKQVKITYSRGVIHADLSEYNIFVSEEGVQLIDWPQYVILEHPHADEILERDVSNILTHFSRKYNIKRELEKVLEEVKSGEEKSSVNLDNDLERVKEEENYLERVKEEENDLQRVKKDNVKKENPETEDFEDGNF, from the coding sequence ATGATCGATGAAGTGCTAAAGGTTTTCGGTAAGCTCGATGCGAAGGATTTCAGGATACTTACTGGCATCGAGATAGGGATGAAGCATTTTGAGTGGGTGCCGATAGAGGAGCTCAATAAGTATACAAAACTGCCTTTTGACAAGCTTGAGTACAGGCTGAAGAAACTTGTGCGGGAAAAGCTTGTTGTTAGAACCACCCAGCCTTATGAAGGTTTTCAGATTTATTTTGAAGGATATGATGCCCTTGCTCTCAATGCTTTTGTGAAGCGAAAAAGCATCAGTGCCATAGGGAATGAAATAGGAGTAGGTAAAGAGTCCGTTATTTATGAAGCGATCCGGCAGCCTGAACTTGCAATTGGAGGACCTCTCCCGGTTATAATCAAATTCCACAGGGAAGGCAGGACCAGTTTCAAGCAAATAAAAAGAGTGCGTGAGCACCTTGGAGAAAGGGAACATTTCTCCTGGATTTATGCTGCCAGGCTTGCGGCCCAGAGAGAATATGAGATCATGAGCAAACTTTATCCTCAGGTTTCTGTCCCAAAACCCCTGGACCAGAACAGGCACGCCATTGTAATGGAGCTTGCAAAGGGTAGCCTGCTCTCAAAAACAAAACTTGTTGACCCTGAATGGTACCTTGATGAGATCCTGAAGCAGGTAAAGATAACCTATTCTCGTGGAGTCATCCACGCTGACTTAAGTGAGTATAATATCTTTGTATCCGAAGAAGGCGTTCAGCTTATTGACTGGCCCCAGTACGTAATCCTGGAACACCCTCATGCCGACGAAATTCTCGAAAGGGATGTTTCGAATATCCTGACTCATTTCTCAAGAAAATATAACATTAAAAGGGAGCTTGAAAAAGTTCTGGAAGAGGTCAAGAGCGGGGAAGAGAAAAGTTCTGTAAATTTAGATAATGACTTGGAAAGGGTTAAAGAAGAGGAAAATTATCTGGAAAGGGTTAAAGAAGAGGAAAATGATCTGCAAAGAGTTAAAAAAGATAATGTTAAGAAAGAAAACCCCGAAACAGAAGACTTTGAAGACGGAAATTTTTGA
- a CDS encoding DUF460 domain-containing protein, whose translation MFMQKRIIYGIDIARGSPRARELPRYALAILRDGEISHFSMLRRQKIFNMIQRDRPEIIAVDNIFELAADRNELLSLMERLPDGVKLVQVTGGLHPEPLVRIARKHGISLDPENPNDEAEACARLADLGVGHEVSLFEDITKIKVSRARSLGRGGWSQNRYRRKVHGAVLQRSREIENILKDLSREKGIRFEAVNVKGFGGYVRSEFTVYAKRGEVPVHSMASNDAQVSVRSVERDKIRYVPLKPRSQKRKFTIVGLDPGTTVGIAILSLDGDLLYLKSFRGIAPDEVVKIIAEYGKPAVIASDVTPMPGSVEKIRRSFNAVPASPGIEVSAEEKIALGKTFGYSNDHERDALTAALLTYRSYKNIFTRIEKKAPENSDLELIKLHVIRGESIESAIEKVRAASQAREKPAGARAAPEKPEEKAVDESFQRMRETVQRQGEQIQNLQEYVEELKQAMAAKDRKISKLESRLKGFKKEAYSEIRKSKEVQIRDSTIESLKKELSNKNKTVKELRRRSNKLRKIQKMEIRGEGTPVKVIAAFTKESIAETKEKYGLKAGDVVFLEKPSGGGAATAQILVEARVRAVIIPEDISHAAEETFFKGDVPVLRDIQLERADDFAMAEPEALKAAIATWEKEAELKRHKAKEDKLESLFEEYRSERRRGLI comes from the coding sequence GTGTTCATGCAAAAAAGGATTATCTATGGAATCGATATTGCCCGGGGATCTCCCAGGGCGAGGGAACTTCCCAGGTATGCCCTTGCAATTCTCAGGGACGGGGAGATCTCTCATTTTAGTATGCTCCGCCGCCAGAAGATCTTTAATATGATCCAGAGGGACAGGCCGGAGATTATAGCTGTTGACAATATTTTTGAGCTTGCGGCTGACAGAAATGAACTCCTTTCTCTTATGGAACGACTGCCTGACGGAGTCAAGCTAGTCCAGGTAACCGGTGGGCTGCACCCTGAACCTCTTGTCAGGATTGCACGCAAGCATGGGATCTCTCTTGACCCGGAAAATCCAAATGATGAAGCCGAAGCCTGTGCAAGGCTTGCAGACCTCGGAGTCGGGCACGAGGTTTCTCTTTTTGAAGACATTACTAAAATCAAGGTAAGCAGAGCTCGTTCTCTTGGACGCGGAGGATGGAGCCAGAACAGGTATAGAAGAAAAGTACACGGAGCTGTACTTCAAAGGAGCAGAGAGATTGAAAACATCCTCAAAGACCTTTCACGTGAAAAAGGCATCAGGTTCGAAGCTGTAAATGTGAAGGGGTTTGGGGGCTATGTCAGATCTGAATTTACTGTCTATGCAAAACGTGGAGAGGTACCAGTACATTCTATGGCAAGCAATGATGCCCAGGTAAGTGTGAGAAGTGTTGAACGCGACAAAATCCGTTATGTCCCGCTGAAACCCAGGAGTCAGAAGCGAAAATTCACAATAGTAGGGCTTGATCCGGGAACCACTGTAGGCATAGCCATCCTTTCCCTTGATGGGGACCTCCTCTACCTGAAAAGTTTCAGGGGAATAGCTCCTGATGAGGTTGTCAAGATTATTGCCGAATACGGAAAACCTGCAGTGATCGCAAGCGATGTTACTCCAATGCCGGGTTCGGTAGAAAAGATCAGGAGGAGCTTTAATGCTGTCCCTGCAAGCCCTGGAATTGAGGTCTCTGCCGAAGAAAAAATTGCACTCGGGAAGACTTTCGGCTATTCCAATGACCACGAAAGGGATGCATTAACTGCGGCTCTTCTCACCTACAGAAGTTACAAAAATATATTTACCCGTATCGAAAAGAAAGCACCGGAAAATTCAGACCTTGAGCTGATAAAGCTTCATGTAATCCGGGGAGAGTCAATAGAGTCTGCGATTGAAAAAGTACGTGCTGCCTCACAAGCTCGTGAAAAGCCCGCCGGAGCAAGAGCAGCCCCTGAAAAACCGGAGGAAAAGGCGGTTGACGAGTCCTTCCAGAGAATGAGGGAAACTGTCCAGAGGCAGGGGGAACAGATTCAGAACCTGCAGGAATATGTTGAAGAACTGAAGCAGGCAATGGCAGCAAAAGATAGAAAGATTTCAAAGCTTGAGTCAAGGTTAAAAGGCTTCAAAAAGGAAGCTTATAGCGAAATCAGGAAATCAAAAGAGGTCCAGATCAGGGACAGCACGATAGAGAGCCTCAAAAAAGAGCTGAGCAACAAAAACAAAACCGTTAAAGAACTGAGGCGGAGAAGCAATAAACTGCGCAAAATCCAGAAAATGGAAATACGCGGTGAAGGCACCCCGGTAAAGGTTATCGCGGCTTTTACGAAAGAGTCCATTGCCGAAACTAAAGAGAAATACGGGCTCAAGGCAGGGGACGTTGTCTTTCTGGAAAAACCGAGCGGAGGCGGGGCTGCAACTGCCCAGATCCTCGTGGAAGCCAGAGTCAGGGCTGTAATTATACCTGAGGATATCTCTCATGCAGCGGAGGAGACTTTCTTTAAAGGCGACGTGCCTGTTTTAAGAGATATCCAGCTTGAGAGAGCTGATGACTTTGCAATGGCAGAACCAGAAGCTCTCAAAGCTGCAATTGCTACCTGGGAAAAAGAAGCCGAACTAAAGCGGCATAAAGCCAAAGAGGATAAACTCGAGAGCCTTTTTGAAGAATACAGGAGCGAAAGGAGAAGGGGCCTAATCTAA
- a CDS encoding MBL fold metallo-hydrolase, which produces MFFLELSFKGGCREVGRSGLLVNGEILLDYGIKAGEIPEYPKNGMEPKAVLVSHGHLDHCGAVPNLMYLNPEVFMTPPTADFTALLGRDTLKLAETTLSGVSPFDSDDLQKLNHRTQRKDYGETFKTHGYNVCFYNAGHIPGASGIHIESESGESLFYTGDLSLQETRLVPGAEEFPEADTLVLESTYFGEDHVPRKETEERFIESIHETLDIGGTALIPAFAIGRTQEILMLLDAYGIRAYVDGMGRDVYKILKKYPEYLRNPDLLDRAFERATQVKNHLRESVLGEPAVIVTTAGMLNGGPVLYYLSRLYNDPGSKILLTGYQVEGTNGRLALEHRMIETRGDILSLKPAIEQYDFSAHCGDRELKQLVKDFCDKGTERVFVMHGEKTEAFAEWISEEIGVEAYAPANGGSFIF; this is translated from the coding sequence GTGTTTTTTCTGGAACTCAGTTTTAAAGGCGGATGCAGGGAAGTAGGGCGCTCGGGCCTGCTTGTTAATGGAGAAATTCTGCTCGATTACGGTATAAAAGCCGGAGAGATTCCCGAATATCCAAAAAACGGCATGGAACCAAAAGCCGTGCTGGTATCACACGGGCATCTGGACCACTGCGGGGCTGTCCCTAACCTCATGTACCTGAACCCCGAGGTCTTTATGACACCTCCGACAGCAGATTTCACAGCCCTGCTCGGAAGAGATACTCTCAAGCTTGCAGAGACCACTCTTTCAGGTGTATCTCCTTTTGATTCTGATGACCTTCAGAAGCTTAACCACAGGACACAAAGAAAGGATTACGGAGAAACTTTCAAAACCCACGGCTATAACGTTTGCTTTTACAACGCAGGCCATATACCGGGAGCATCCGGAATTCACATAGAATCCGAATCAGGAGAAAGTCTGTTTTATACAGGAGACCTGAGCCTGCAGGAGACAAGGCTTGTCCCGGGTGCAGAAGAGTTTCCTGAAGCCGATACCCTTGTGCTTGAAAGCACTTACTTCGGGGAAGACCACGTCCCGCGTAAAGAGACTGAAGAGAGGTTCATAGAATCAATCCATGAGACACTTGACATCGGAGGAACTGCCCTTATTCCTGCTTTTGCCATAGGCAGGACGCAGGAGATCCTTATGTTGCTTGACGCGTACGGGATTCGGGCTTATGTTGACGGGATGGGCAGGGATGTGTACAAAATCCTCAAAAAATACCCCGAATACCTCAGAAACCCCGACCTCCTTGACAGGGCATTCGAACGCGCCACGCAGGTGAAAAATCACTTAAGGGAATCTGTACTTGGGGAACCGGCAGTAATTGTCACAACCGCAGGGATGCTGAACGGAGGTCCCGTACTCTATTATCTGAGCAGGCTTTACAATGACCCTGGGTCAAAAATCCTTCTGACCGGCTACCAGGTTGAAGGGACAAACGGGAGGCTTGCTCTGGAACACAGGATGATAGAAACCAGGGGAGATATCCTTTCCCTCAAACCCGCAATCGAACAGTATGATTTTTCCGCCCACTGCGGGGACAGGGAGCTGAAGCAACTTGTAAAGGACTTCTGCGATAAGGGCACTGAAAGAGTTTTCGTTATGCACGGGGAGAAAACGGAAGCTTTTGCAGAGTGGATTTCAGAAGAAATCGGAGTGGAAGCATATGCACCTGCAAATGGGGGATCTTTCATCTTTTAA